A part of Dermacentor variabilis isolate Ectoservices chromosome 10, ASM5094787v1, whole genome shotgun sequence genomic DNA contains:
- the fzr gene encoding fizzy and cell division cycle 20 related, with product MDPEYERRLLGQRSNSYASPASPLGDRFIPSRAGANWQLGLARIPDSAQRSILPKAKDTSDGSKDSLAYACLIKNELLGAGIEDAKEPTEERRVSQGQSPSSGNLFRYGAGRPSEPWSPYSLSPVSAKSHKLLSSPRKQARKISKIPFKVLDAPELQDDFYLNLVDWSSTNVLSVGLGACVYLWSACTSQVTRLCDLSGEGDSVTSVAWAERGHLVAVGTHKGLVQVWDVAASKQTALLQGHSARVGALAWNGDVLSSGSRDRLILQRDARTPSGGAPERRLQGHRQEVCGLKWSPDNQHLASGGNDNKLLVWNLSSSTPVQSYTEHVAAVKAIAWSPHQHGLLASGGGTADRCIRFWNTLTGQPMQCVDTGSQVCNLAWSKHASELVSTHGYSQNQILVWKYPSLAQVAKLTGHSYRVLYLAVSPDGESVVTGAGDETLRFWNVFSKARSQREARSALSLFASIR from the exons ATGGATCCCGAGTACGAACGACGGCTTCTGGGTCAGCGCAGCAACAGTTACGCGTCGCCTGCGAGTCCA CTGGGTGACCGCTTCATTCCAAGCCGGGCAGGAGCCAACTGGCAGTTGGGGCTTGCAAGGATCCCCGACAGTGCCCAGCGAAGTATCCTGCCAAAGGCCAAGGACACCAGTGATGGCTCCAAGGACAGCCTGGCTTATGCCTGCCTGATCAAGAATGAGCTACTGGGAGCCGGCATAGAAGATGCTAAG GAACCGACGGAGGAGCGCCGTGTGTCGCAGGGGCAGTCGCCCTCGTCGGGCAATCTCTTTCGCTACGGGGCAGGACGACCGTCCGAGCCCTGGTCACCCTACAGCCTCTCCCCGGTCAGTGCCAAGAGCCACAAGCTCCTCAGCTCTCCTCGCAAGCAGGCACGCAAGATCTCCAAGATCCCGTTCAAG GTACTGGATGCACCTGAGCTCCAGGATGACTTCTATCTGAACCTGGTAGACTGGTCATCAACCAACGTGCTCAGCGTGGGGCTGGGTGCATGCGTCTACCTCTGGAGTGCTTGCACGTCACAG GTGACACGCCTGTGCGACCTCTCTGGCGAAGGCGACTCTGTGACCTCGGTCGCATGGGCTGAACGTGGCCATTTGGTGGCTGTCGGCACCCACAAGGGCCTTGTCCAGGTCTGGGACGTGGCTGCCTCAAAGCAGACAGCATTGCTTCAG GGCCACTCCGCACGTGTGGGTGCACTGGCATGGAATGGAGATGTGCTGTCATCGGGCTCACGAGACCGCTTGATTCTTCAGCGGGACGCCCGGACACCTTCAGGGGGTGCACCTGAACGGCGACTGCAG GGCCACAGGCAGGAAGTGTGCGGCCTCAAGTGGTCGCCCGACAATCAGCACCTGGCATCGGGTGGCAACGACAACAAGCTGCTGGTGTGGAACCTGAGCAGCAGCACCCCCGTACAGAGCTACACTGAGCACGTGGCGGCCGTCAAGGCCATCGCCTGGTCCCCGCACCAGCACGGCCTGCTCGCCAGCGGTGGGGGCACCGCTGACCGCTGCATCCGTTTCTGGAACACTCTCACAGGACAGCCAATGCAGTGTGTGGACACCGGTTCACAG GTGTGCAACTTGGCATGGTCCAAACATGCGTCAGAGCTCGTCAGCACGCATGGCTATTCCCAGAACCAGATCCTCGTCTGGAAGTACCCATCGCTGGCCCAAGTTGCTAAGCTGACCGGTCACTCCTACCGCGTGCTCTACCTTGCCGTGTCCCCCGACGGCGAGAGCGTCGTCACTGGTGCGGGCGACGAGACGCTACGGTTCTGGAATGTGTTCAGCAAAGCTCGGTCACAGCGTGAAGCACGATCAGCACTTAGTCTCTTCGCGAGCATACGCTGA